The Niallia alba genome includes a window with the following:
- a CDS encoding peptidoglycan DD-metalloendopeptidase family protein — MFSKPTSVTYISNGFHSTGKDKHFGVDFAENGINAIRASADGTVTRSYYSASYGECIMILHQISGQEYETVYAHLKSGSRKVKVGDSVKKGQVIGIMGSTGDSTGQHLHFELHVGRWNVLKSNAVNPLPYFETDTKATTSNNKEYIVKAGDTLYQISRKYNTTIKVLSA; from the coding sequence ATGTTTTCAAAACCAACTTCGGTAACATATATATCAAATGGATTCCACTCAACAGGTAAGGACAAACATTTCGGTGTGGACTTTGCAGAAAATGGAATCAATGCAATTAGGGCAAGTGCTGATGGAACTGTTACTAGATCCTATTATTCAGCAAGTTACGGAGAATGCATTATGATTCTTCATCAAATTTCTGGACAAGAATATGAAACAGTATACGCCCATTTAAAAAGTGGTTCTCGAAAAGTAAAGGTTGGAGATTCTGTCAAAAAAGGACAAGTTATCGGCATTATGGGCAGTACAGGAGATTCAACAGGTCAGCATTTGCATTTTGAATTACATGTTGGCCGCTGGAATGTCCTTAAGTCTAATGCAGTTAACCCACTTCCATATTTTGAAACAGATACTAAAGCAACTACCTCTAATAATAAAGAATATATTGTTAAAGCAGGCGATACACTGTATCAAATTAGCAGGAAATATAATACAACCATCAAAGTACTCTCAGCTTAA
- a CDS encoding LysM peptidoglycan-binding domain-containing protein: protein MPSTQAVYYVVKKGDTVSQIAKMFHTSVGKVKEWNQLRDVNKIYLGQKLRVG from the coding sequence ATACCATCCACACAAGCTGTCTATTATGTCGTAAAAAAAGGAGATACAGTCAGCCAAATTGCGAAGATGTTTCATACAAGTGTTGGTAAAGTGAAGGAATGGAATCAATTGAGGGATGTCAATAAAATATACCTAGGACAAAAATTAAGAGTAGGATAA
- the efp gene encoding elongation factor P, with protein sequence MISVNDFKTGLTIEVDGGIWRVLDFQHVKPGKGAAFVRSKLKNLRTGAVQEKTFRAGEKVAKAQIDNRKMQYLYANGDQHVFMDVESYDQIELSDSVIEYELKFLKENMEVHIMMYQSETLGVELPNTVVLEVAETEPGIKGDTASGGTKPAVMETGLTVQVPFFVNQGDRLIINTTEASYVSRA encoded by the coding sequence ATGATTTCAGTAAACGATTTTAAGACAGGTTTAACAATTGAGGTAGACGGCGGAATCTGGCGCGTGCTTGATTTCCAACACGTTAAACCTGGTAAAGGTGCAGCGTTTGTTCGTTCAAAATTAAAAAATTTACGTACAGGTGCTGTTCAAGAAAAAACTTTTAGAGCTGGGGAAAAAGTTGCGAAAGCACAAATTGATAATCGTAAAATGCAATATTTATATGCAAACGGCGACCAGCACGTATTCATGGATGTAGAATCTTATGATCAAATTGAGCTTTCAGATTCTGTAATTGAATACGAATTAAAATTCCTAAAAGAGAATATGGAAGTCCATATAATGATGTATCAATCAGAAACACTAGGTGTAGAACTTCCAAACACAGTTGTATTAGAAGTGGCTGAAACTGAGCCTGGTATTAAAGGAGATACTGCTTCAGGTGGTACAAAACCTGCAGTAATGGAAACAGGTCTAACTGTTCAAGTTCCTTTCTTCGTTAATCAAGGGGACCGTTTAATTATTAACACAACAGAAGCTAGCTATGTTTCTCGTGCATAA
- a CDS encoding M24 family metallopeptidase gives MEKLKRVREALTEVGADGILITSTYNRRYVSNFTGSSGAVLISGEKALFITDFRYVEQAGNQCIGFDIVQHKGAILQEVANQAEKLGIKNLAFEQDYTTFTQYKELETVVKGELVPVSGIIEKLRLIKTNEEIKILKEAAKIADAAFTHILDFIKIGKTELEVSNELEFFMRKLGATSSSFDTIVASGKRSALPHGVASDKVIEAGDFITLDYGAYYNGYVSDITRTIAIGNPDEKLKEIYDIVLTAQLKGMEGIKPGITGVEADALTRDYITEKGYGEYFGHTTGHGIGLEVHEGPNLSFRNNAPLEPGMVVTVEPGIYIPGLGGVRIEDDTIITKDHNEALTHSTKELIIL, from the coding sequence ATGGAGAAACTTAAAAGAGTAAGAGAAGCACTAACAGAAGTTGGGGCAGATGGTATTTTAATAACTAGCACTTATAACAGACGCTATGTTAGCAACTTTACAGGTTCTTCAGGAGCTGTCTTAATTAGTGGGGAAAAGGCTTTATTTATAACAGATTTTCGCTATGTAGAGCAGGCGGGAAATCAATGTATTGGATTTGATATCGTTCAGCATAAAGGGGCAATTCTTCAAGAAGTAGCTAATCAAGCAGAGAAACTAGGGATAAAGAACTTAGCATTCGAACAAGATTACACTACATTTACGCAGTATAAGGAGCTAGAAACGGTAGTAAAAGGAGAATTAGTGCCAGTTTCGGGGATAATTGAAAAGTTACGCTTGATTAAGACAAATGAAGAGATTAAGATATTAAAGGAAGCTGCTAAGATTGCTGATGCTGCTTTTACTCATATCCTTGATTTTATCAAGATTGGGAAAACAGAATTGGAAGTTTCGAATGAATTAGAGTTTTTTATGAGAAAATTAGGCGCCACTTCATCTTCTTTTGATACTATTGTTGCATCAGGAAAAAGATCTGCCTTGCCACATGGTGTTGCATCCGATAAAGTGATTGAAGCTGGTGATTTCATTACATTGGATTATGGTGCGTATTATAATGGATATGTATCTGATATTACGAGAACAATTGCGATCGGTAACCCAGATGAGAAATTAAAAGAAATCTATGATATCGTCTTAACTGCTCAACTGAAGGGTATGGAAGGCATTAAACCAGGAATTACCGGTGTCGAAGCAGATGCACTTACTCGTGATTACATAACTGAAAAAGGGTATGGAGAGTATTTTGGACATACAACAGGCCACGGAATAGGATTAGAAGTCCATGAAGGACCAAATTTATCCTTCCGTAATAATGCTCCGCTAGAACCAGGTATGGTAGTAACAGTAGAACCAGGTATTTATATTCCAGGTCTTGGTGGAGTGCGTATTGAAGATGATACAATAATAACAAAAGATCATAATGAAGCTTTAACCCATTCAACGAAAGAACTGATTATTTTATAG
- a CDS encoding YqhR family membrane protein: MENKQQSHDEKDRPMSFIALVIWTGMFGGIFWSLIGYVGYVFNFTEIRPNIILEPWAIGSWKYGWLGTVISIIAIGFFSTGAAFAYYLMLRKFKTVYIGMGFGIALFACVFIVLNPIFPSMAPFLELKRDTIITSVCLYILYGVFVGYTISYEENEIQIKKWKETKPATTLTGNEGE, from the coding sequence ATGGAGAACAAACAACAATCACACGATGAAAAAGATAGACCGATGTCTTTTATTGCCTTAGTTATTTGGACAGGGATGTTTGGCGGTATTTTTTGGTCTTTAATTGGTTACGTTGGGTATGTTTTTAATTTTACGGAAATACGTCCTAATATTATTTTAGAACCTTGGGCTATAGGAAGTTGGAAATATGGTTGGCTTGGAACAGTGATCAGTATTATCGCAATTGGTTTTTTCTCCACTGGTGCGGCTTTTGCTTATTATTTAATGCTTAGAAAATTTAAGACCGTTTATATTGGGATGGGGTTTGGAATTGCATTATTTGCTTGTGTATTTATTGTTTTAAATCCAATTTTTCCAAGTATGGCGCCTTTCTTAGAGTTGAAAAGAGATACGATTATCACATCTGTATGTTTATACATTTTATATGGAGTTTTTGTTGGATATACAATTTCCTATGAAGAAAATGAAATTCAAATAAAAAAATGGAAAGAAACTAAGCCAGCTACGACTTTAACAGGTAATGAAGGAGAATAA
- a CDS encoding DUF1385 domain-containing protein: MSSEQKPLYGGQAVVEGVMFGGKHHYVTAIRRKDQSIDYFHLPRKYNTKLAKFKKIPFLRGLIAIIESSGNGTKHLNFSTDRFDLDPSEDYKLEEQEPSKLSMILGVAVLGVLSFLFGKFIFTLIPTFLAAMFMPIISGHVAQILLESFFKLILLLGYIYFVSLTPIIKRVFQYHGAEHKVINAYENGKELTIENVQAASRLHYRCGSSFILFTVIVGLFLYLFFYPENLFERVLIRIALIPFVIGISFEVLQITNKLREVPVLKYLGLPGLWLQLLTTKEPSNEQVEVAILSFNELKRREEETEAQLSKAMVE, translated from the coding sequence ATGTCAAGTGAACAAAAACCATTATACGGAGGTCAGGCTGTTGTAGAAGGTGTTATGTTTGGAGGTAAACATCATTATGTAACAGCTATAAGACGAAAAGATCAGTCGATTGATTATTTTCATCTTCCAAGAAAGTATAATACAAAGCTAGCAAAATTTAAGAAAATCCCATTCTTAAGAGGTCTTATTGCCATAATCGAATCAAGTGGGAACGGAACAAAACATTTAAATTTTTCAACAGATCGATTTGATCTTGACCCTTCAGAAGATTATAAATTGGAAGAACAAGAACCATCTAAACTATCCATGATTTTAGGAGTAGCAGTTCTAGGAGTGCTTTCCTTTCTATTTGGAAAATTCATCTTTACGCTTATTCCGACCTTTCTAGCGGCTATGTTTATGCCGATTATTTCTGGTCATGTTGCTCAAATCCTACTAGAAAGCTTTTTTAAGCTTATCCTTTTACTTGGATACATTTACTTTGTTTCACTAACACCTATTATAAAGAGAGTATTTCAATATCATGGCGCCGAACATAAGGTAATCAATGCATATGAAAATGGAAAAGAATTAACGATTGAAAATGTCCAAGCAGCATCAAGATTACATTATCGCTGCGGATCAAGTTTTATTCTTTTTACGGTAATTGTCGGACTATTCCTTTATTTATTCTTCTATCCAGAGAATCTGTTTGAAAGAGTATTAATCCGAATTGCCTTAATTCCTTTCGTTATTGGCATTTCTTTTGAAGTACTTCAGATCACCAATAAATTAAGAGAGGTTCCTGTATTAAAATACCTTGGATTACCAGGACTTTGGCTGCAATTATTAACAACAAAAGAACCGAGTAATGAGCAAGTAGAAGTAGCAATCCTTTCCTTTAATGAATTAAAAAGGCGTGAAGAAGAAACAGAAGCACAATTATCAAAAGCAATGGTTGAATGA
- a CDS encoding SA1362 family protein, translated as MAFLKNRFSIIIFGSIIFFAFIGLAVNLIKNPTGFFLNIAVMFAVGAIIWFIYRHFSTSSPQKREQRAFLKAAKQSKKRLQTREKSPIAQQHSTKSSSLKANKHKRSKSTAHLTVIEGKKSKRKNRASL; from the coding sequence GTGGCTTTTTTGAAGAACCGATTTTCAATTATTATATTTGGAAGTATCATTTTCTTTGCTTTCATTGGCCTAGCTGTAAATTTAATTAAAAATCCAACAGGATTTTTTCTAAACATTGCTGTCATGTTTGCTGTCGGTGCCATTATCTGGTTCATTTATCGCCATTTCAGTACATCTAGTCCGCAAAAAAGAGAACAAAGAGCTTTTCTAAAAGCTGCAAAGCAATCAAAAAAGCGACTACAAACTAGAGAAAAATCACCAATAGCACAACAGCACTCAACCAAATCCTCTTCCTTAAAAGCCAATAAGCATAAACGAAGCAAAAGTACAGCTCATTTGACTGTTATTGAGGGGAAGAAGAGCAAAAGAAAGAATCGAGCCTCTTTATAA
- a CDS encoding patatin-like phospholipase family protein — MYIDGVFSGGGIKGLALVGAYEVVEQRGFHFARLAGTSAGSIVAALIAAGYKSKEIANLLEELDLSTFLDERKLLIPFPLAKWFFLYWKLGLYKGEELEKWIADKLAAKGLRTFADIPPQSLRFIASDITNGVLMILPDDLLKYGINPQTFSIAKAVRMSCSLPYFFEPVVIGSKSNKNVIVDGGVLSNFPMWLFDQENVLKTRPVLGIKLSHNIKEHPKHKIHNAIDLFAAMFETMKDAHDSRYISRKHEKNIIFVPTEGVVATEFSLTKENQEKLIQLGRDCAIKFFKTWTY, encoded by the coding sequence ATGTATATTGATGGAGTCTTTTCCGGTGGAGGAATTAAGGGGTTAGCATTAGTAGGGGCATATGAAGTCGTAGAGCAGCGAGGTTTTCATTTTGCTAGACTGGCAGGAACGAGCGCTGGATCCATTGTTGCAGCTTTAATTGCCGCAGGATATAAGAGTAAAGAAATAGCTAATTTATTGGAGGAACTGGATTTAAGCACTTTTTTAGATGAAAGAAAATTGCTCATTCCCTTTCCACTCGCGAAATGGTTTTTTCTATATTGGAAGTTGGGATTATATAAAGGAGAGGAATTAGAAAAGTGGATAGCAGATAAATTAGCCGCAAAAGGATTAAGAACATTTGCAGATATACCTCCGCAATCATTACGTTTCATTGCGTCAGATATTACAAATGGAGTATTAATGATTCTGCCAGATGACTTGCTTAAATACGGAATCAACCCTCAAACCTTTTCCATTGCAAAGGCGGTTAGAATGAGCTGTAGTCTTCCTTATTTTTTTGAACCTGTAGTAATTGGGAGTAAGTCAAATAAAAATGTGATTGTGGATGGAGGTGTGCTCAGTAATTTCCCGATGTGGCTATTCGATCAAGAGAACGTTCTGAAAACAAGGCCCGTTTTAGGAATTAAATTAAGCCATAATATCAAAGAGCATCCAAAACATAAAATTCATAATGCAATCGATTTATTTGCAGCGATGTTTGAAACGATGAAAGATGCTCATGATTCTAGATATATTTCCCGAAAACATGAAAAAAATATTATCTTTGTACCAACAGAAGGAGTAGTGGCGACAGAATTTTCCTTAACGAAAGAAAATCAAGAAAAGCTTATTCAATTAGGAAGAGATTGTGCGATAAAGTTTTTTAAAACATGGACTTATTGA
- a CDS encoding VanZ family protein, producing the protein MSKSKIMHRIIVLALFIFYICELFKIILFKFRWRDTTFLMSQLQRNLGNPDNLVYQLQRGNFIPLKTVSINIQSLSGWHDLSNFVGNIAAFIPFGIFLVLLSKKRGISFRGVLGQSFILSLSLECLQVVFSLGIFDVDDLLLNTSGGLIGFGAIKLYRKFTVNTSGVEQDGDMVEKQKI; encoded by the coding sequence ATGAGTAAATCGAAAATAATGCATAGAATTATCGTACTAGCACTTTTTATCTTTTATATATGCGAATTATTTAAAATCATTCTATTTAAGTTCCGTTGGAGAGATACGACCTTCCTCATGTCTCAACTTCAGAGGAATCTTGGGAACCCTGATAATCTCGTGTACCAATTGCAAAGAGGCAATTTCATCCCATTAAAAACAGTATCTATTAATATTCAGAGTCTATCGGGCTGGCATGATTTAAGTAATTTTGTTGGAAATATTGCAGCGTTCATCCCTTTTGGAATATTTCTTGTATTATTGTCTAAAAAAAGGGGGATATCATTCAGAGGTGTATTAGGCCAATCCTTTATTTTAAGTTTATCCTTGGAATGTCTACAGGTCGTTTTTTCACTCGGAATTTTTGATGTAGATGATCTACTATTAAATACCTCTGGGGGATTAATTGGCTTTGGTGCGATCAAGCTTTATCGTAAATTTACAGTTAATACATCAGGCGTTGAACAAGATGGAGATATGGTTGAAAAACAGAAGATTTAG
- the vanY gene encoding VanY-A/VanY-F/VanY-M family D-Ala-D-Ala carboxypeptidase, producing MKKWGFLLLLVICLSFVFVNKEWSIQNKVEVEGNEKNNIDPIDNSETSEGFQTIAITKEQIFQGNLLLVNSENPVHQESIKSDVVNLFMHRELTTGYGLLDNEIKLSKDVARKFSVMIAAAEKEGVRHFLINSGFRDFDEQNVLYQEMGSDYALPAGYSEHNLGLSLDVGSTLTKMEVAPEGQWLEDNAWKYGFILRYPKDKTEVTGIQYEPWHIRYVGLPHSAIMEEKNFALEEYLDYLKEEKKLSTSVNGEKYEIFYYPVKKNTDVLVPDNLRYEISGNNVDGVIVTVLPESTNTNLKRERMAK from the coding sequence ATGAAGAAGTGGGGTTTTTTATTGTTGTTAGTAATATGTCTGAGTTTTGTATTTGTCAATAAAGAATGGTCTATTCAAAATAAAGTTGAAGTTGAAGGAAATGAAAAAAATAACATTGATCCTATAGATAATAGCGAGACTTCTGAAGGTTTCCAAACGATAGCGATTACGAAAGAACAAATCTTTCAAGGAAATTTACTTTTGGTTAATAGTGAAAATCCGGTTCACCAAGAGAGTATAAAATCAGATGTTGTAAATTTATTTATGCATAGAGAATTGACAACTGGTTACGGGTTGCTTGATAACGAAATTAAATTGTCAAAGGATGTTGCCCGTAAATTTTCGGTAATGATAGCTGCTGCTGAAAAAGAGGGGGTTCGCCATTTCTTAATTAATAGTGGCTTTCGAGACTTCGATGAGCAAAATGTGCTTTATCAAGAAATGGGCTCTGACTATGCTTTGCCTGCAGGCTATAGCGAACACAATTTAGGTTTATCACTTGATGTGGGATCAACTCTAACGAAGATGGAGGTAGCACCTGAAGGTCAGTGGTTAGAAGATAATGCTTGGAAATATGGCTTTATTTTACGCTATCCAAAGGATAAAACAGAAGTTACTGGAATTCAATATGAACCTTGGCATATTCGCTATGTTGGATTGCCGCATAGTGCGATTATGGAGGAAAAGAATTTTGCTTTGGAAGAATATTTGGATTACTTAAAAGAAGAAAAAAAACTTTCTACGAGTGTAAACGGAGAAAAATATGAGATCTTTTATTATCCTGTTAAAAAAAATACTGATGTTCTTGTGCCGGACAATCTTCGTTATGAGATATCAGGCAACAACGTGGATGGTGTAATTGTCACAGTACTTCCTGAATCAACAAATACTAACTTAAAAAGGGAAAGGATGGCAAAATGA
- a CDS encoding HAMP domain-containing sensor histidine kinase — protein sequence MAKFIRSFRAKIIVLFGLSMLLGGIITYLFFKGLQLYYHATVRRGDPLAELRQFIGSIGDFNFFFILFISLSFVFFFLLTKPYSTYFNELSNGITYLARGNFKHRVYIHSNDEFGDIAQAINLASEKLEEAIQRGDFSENSKEQLVVNLAHDLRTPLTSVLGYLDLILKDEKLTKEQVRHFLTIAFTKSQRLERLIDELFEITRMNYGMLPVEKRQINLSDLLLQLKEELYPVFEKNDLIARMNILPHLPILGDGEMLARVFENLLTNANRYGYDGQFVDINGFVDGEEVVVQVVNYGDSIPADELPYLFDMFYTGDKARTHQEDSTGLGLFIAKNIVEQHNGTITAESSLIRTVFEVRLPQESVPIDQV from the coding sequence ATGGCTAAATTTATACGCAGTTTTCGCGCTAAAATAATCGTATTATTTGGTCTAAGTATGCTTCTCGGTGGTATAATAACTTACTTATTCTTTAAAGGACTACAGCTTTATTATCATGCAACTGTTCGTCGAGGTGACCCGTTAGCTGAACTTCGTCAATTCATAGGCAGTATCGGAGACTTTAACTTCTTTTTTATACTATTTATCTCCCTTTCGTTCGTGTTTTTCTTTTTACTTACTAAGCCCTATTCTACCTATTTTAATGAATTATCAAATGGAATTACTTATCTTGCTCGTGGCAACTTTAAACATCGAGTTTATATCCATTCAAATGATGAATTTGGAGATATTGCCCAAGCAATTAATCTGGCAAGTGAAAAATTAGAAGAAGCCATACAAAGAGGCGATTTTTCAGAAAACAGTAAGGAGCAATTAGTTGTAAATTTAGCCCATGATTTGCGGACTCCACTAACTTCTGTTTTAGGTTATTTAGATTTAATCCTTAAAGATGAGAAGTTGACTAAAGAACAAGTCAGGCATTTTTTAACGATTGCCTTTACTAAATCGCAGCGGTTAGAAAGACTGATTGATGAATTATTTGAAATAACTAGAATGAACTATGGCATGTTACCAGTTGAAAAAAGGCAAATTAATTTAAGTGACCTACTTCTCCAATTAAAAGAAGAATTGTATCCTGTTTTTGAGAAAAATGATTTGATCGCTCGAATGAATATTTTACCCCATTTACCTATTTTGGGTGACGGGGAGATGTTAGCTCGTGTGTTTGAAAATCTTTTAACCAATGCCAATCGTTATGGATACGATGGTCAGTTTGTAGATATAAACGGCTTTGTTGATGGAGAAGAAGTGGTTGTTCAAGTTGTAAATTATGGAGATAGTATTCCAGCGGATGAACTTCCATATCTTTTTGATATGTTTTATACCGGTGATAAAGCACGTACTCACCAGGAAGATAGCACAGGTCTTGGTTTATTCATTGCAAAGAATATTGTGGAGCAACATAATGGAACGATTACAGCTGAAAGTAGTTTAATACGGACTGTATTTGAAGTTCGTTTACCGCAAGAAAGTGTTCCAATTGACCAAGTTTAA
- the vanR gene encoding vancomycin resistance response regulator transcription factor, VanR-F/VanR-M family yields MKQISILIADDEEEIADLVAIHLEKEGYNVIKVHDGQEVIHVTQAQSIDLLILDIMMPKMDGYEVTRQIREQYNMPIIFLSARTSDFDKVHGLVIGADDYMTKPFTPIELVARVNAQLRRFMKLNQPKVADKKTILEFGEIVISPDQRTVLLYGETVELTPKEFDILYLLASHPKKVYSVENIFQIVWGDAYFEGANTVMVHIRTLRKKLGEDKRKNKLIKTVWGVGYTFNG; encoded by the coding sequence ATGAAACAAATTTCAATTTTAATTGCTGATGATGAGGAGGAGATAGCTGATCTAGTCGCAATTCATCTAGAAAAGGAAGGATATAATGTCATTAAAGTACATGATGGCCAAGAAGTTATACATGTTACCCAGGCTCAATCAATTGATTTGCTGATTTTGGATATTATGATGCCGAAAATGGATGGATATGAAGTAACCCGTCAGATTCGAGAACAATATAATATGCCTATTATTTTTTTGAGTGCAAGAACCTCTGATTTCGATAAGGTACATGGACTAGTGATTGGGGCAGATGATTATATGACTAAACCATTTACGCCAATCGAATTGGTTGCACGTGTGAATGCGCAATTGCGGCGCTTTATGAAGTTGAATCAACCCAAAGTAGCGGATAAGAAAACTATTTTGGAATTTGGTGAAATAGTGATCTCTCCTGATCAACGTACAGTTTTGCTATATGGTGAAACAGTCGAGCTAACGCCAAAAGAGTTTGACATTCTGTATTTATTAGCTAGTCATCCAAAGAAAGTTTATAGTGTAGAAAATATTTTTCAGATAGTGTGGGGGGATGCATACTTTGAAGGGGCTAATACGGTAATGGTACATATTCGCACCCTAAGGAAAAAACTTGGAGAAGATAAGCGGAAAAACAAGCTAATCAAAACCGTTTGGGGAGTGGGGTATACATTCAATGGCTAA
- a CDS encoding Msr family ABC-F type ribosomal protection protein: MEKICFELENVELAYLDKEILKINRLAIHQFDRIGIVGKNGVGKSTLLKLLAGKIQPTKGRVSRHVEYGYFEQLEAPTSLGADPVLLGKLDIPKDSVQLSGGEQTRMKLAQLFTNYYEGLLIDEPTTHLDQEGISFFLEELRYYYGALVLISHDRRVLDELVTTIWEIHEGKVQVYSGNYSEYVVQKQLEREQQQQAHEQFIKEKSRLEKAAQEKMKKAQKVAQAGRMSKREASALPNKSFMTKSKGTSAKAMQRAAKAIENRMEKLQEVEAVSENRPIVFRQTKATELHNKFPIMADGFTLQVENKVLVKDVSFQLPLGKKIAITGKNGSGKSTLLDHIANKGNDLIISPKAKIGYFKQMSYQFTNNETVLHFVKNRSGYDETFLRSVLHLMQFVGTDLQKSVKSLSGGEAIRLQLCLLFLGEYNILLLDEPTNFLDIYAIEALETFITGYEGTILFVSHDQQFIKNVADLQLNIHKKKLIQK, translated from the coding sequence ATGGAAAAAATCTGTTTTGAATTAGAAAATGTTGAATTAGCCTATTTAGATAAGGAAATCTTAAAGATCAACCGTTTAGCTATTCACCAATTTGACCGAATCGGGATTGTTGGTAAGAACGGTGTAGGAAAAAGTACACTATTGAAATTATTGGCAGGTAAGATACAACCCACAAAAGGGAGAGTGTCTCGTCATGTTGAATATGGATATTTTGAGCAGCTTGAAGCACCGACATCTCTTGGAGCCGATCCGGTATTACTTGGAAAATTAGATATCCCAAAAGATTCGGTTCAATTAAGTGGTGGAGAGCAGACAAGGATGAAGCTTGCTCAGTTGTTTACCAATTATTACGAAGGATTGCTAATTGATGAGCCGACCACACATTTGGATCAAGAGGGTATTTCCTTTTTTTTAGAGGAACTTCGTTATTATTATGGAGCGCTAGTATTAATTAGTCATGATCGTAGAGTGCTAGACGAATTAGTAACGACAATCTGGGAAATTCATGAAGGCAAGGTCCAGGTTTATTCAGGAAATTATAGTGAATACGTGGTCCAAAAGCAGTTAGAACGTGAGCAACAACAGCAAGCTCATGAACAATTCATAAAAGAAAAGAGCAGGCTTGAAAAAGCAGCACAAGAAAAAATGAAAAAAGCACAAAAGGTTGCTCAAGCAGGGCGGATGTCTAAAAGGGAAGCGAGTGCCTTACCGAACAAGTCGTTTATGACAAAGTCCAAAGGTACGAGTGCAAAAGCGATGCAGCGTGCAGCTAAAGCTATTGAGAATCGAATGGAAAAACTTCAAGAAGTCGAAGCTGTAAGTGAAAATAGACCAATTGTTTTCCGTCAAACGAAAGCTACAGAATTGCATAACAAGTTCCCGATTATGGCTGACGGCTTTACACTTCAAGTTGAGAATAAAGTATTAGTAAAAGATGTTAGCTTTCAGCTACCGCTTGGGAAAAAAATTGCGATTACAGGCAAAAATGGCAGTGGAAAAAGTACATTGCTAGATCATATTGCGAATAAAGGTAATGACCTGATAATTTCTCCAAAAGCAAAAATAGGATATTTCAAGCAAATGAGTTATCAATTCACTAATAATGAAACAGTTCTGCATTTCGTAAAAAATCGTTCAGGATATGATGAAACATTTTTACGAAGTGTTTTGCACTTAATGCAGTTTGTTGGTACAGATTTACAAAAAAGTGTAAAGTCACTAAGTGGTGGCGAAGCTATTCGCCTTCAACTTTGTCTGCTATTCTTAGGAGAATATAATATTTTATTGTTAGATGAACCAACTAATTTCTTAGATATCTATGCCATTGAAGCATTAGAAACCTTTATTACGGGATATGAAGGCACCATACTTTTTGTTTCACATGATCAACAATTTATAAAAAATGTAGCAGACTTGCAATTGAATATTCATAAGAAAAAATTGATACAAAAATGA